Proteins encoded by one window of Bryobacteraceae bacterium:
- a CDS encoding sulfatase-like hydrolase/transferase: protein MYRRTFLASSAGPFVQTASKAAARRPNVVMFMTDDHGAWATGAYGCPEIKTPHIDALAAGGAKFSRAFACTPVCSPSRMTWITGRLPSTHGVQDWLRPNDSFEGATTRRWLAGHPTYTEVLARNGYTLGLSGKWHMGEDDKAQAGFSYWATVPGGGGPYKDVEFVRNGERIKTTGYKTDRVGDYGLEFLDTRRGKDDPFYLLMPFYAPHTPFDYQPDEYRKPYENAEFSCFPKAEKHPWQNRGLAAHHGNRRSMHAYGALITGMDANVGRVVKRLEEMGVRDNTLVVFSADQGWNAGHHGVWGKGNGTWPFNMYEESIRVPLIWNHPGRIAGGQTLDPMVSSYDYFPTILDYLNVDAPKDPKRAGRSYAGFLGGRKPRWSNRLYFEYSYVRGLRTDNLKLIQRTEEWPSEFYDLEADPGETRNLYDDAANGKQRDALRSELDRFFNRAGAPDQEDWRSTTRQELTVYSR, encoded by the coding sequence ATGTATCGGCGCACCTTCCTGGCTTCTTCGGCCGGGCCATTCGTGCAAACGGCGTCCAAGGCGGCCGCCCGCCGGCCAAACGTCGTCATGTTCATGACGGACGATCACGGCGCCTGGGCCACGGGCGCGTACGGCTGCCCAGAAATCAAGACCCCTCATATCGACGCCCTGGCCGCCGGTGGCGCGAAGTTTTCCCGCGCGTTCGCCTGCACGCCGGTCTGCTCACCGAGCCGCATGACGTGGATCACCGGCCGCCTCCCCTCGACCCATGGCGTCCAGGACTGGCTACGCCCCAACGACAGCTTCGAGGGTGCTACCACGCGCCGCTGGCTCGCCGGCCATCCGACATACACCGAGGTCCTGGCGCGGAACGGTTACACGCTTGGTCTGTCCGGCAAGTGGCACATGGGTGAAGACGACAAGGCGCAGGCGGGTTTCTCCTACTGGGCCACGGTGCCGGGCGGCGGCGGACCTTACAAGGACGTCGAGTTCGTGCGCAACGGCGAACGAATCAAAACCACCGGCTACAAGACCGACCGTGTGGGCGACTATGGTCTCGAATTCCTGGATACGCGCAGGGGCAAGGACGATCCGTTCTATCTGTTGATGCCCTTCTACGCGCCTCATACGCCGTTCGACTACCAGCCCGACGAATACCGGAAGCCCTACGAAAACGCGGAGTTTTCCTGCTTCCCGAAGGCGGAAAAGCACCCCTGGCAGAATCGCGGGCTCGCCGCGCACCACGGCAACCGCCGCAGCATGCATGCCTACGGCGCGCTGATCACCGGCATGGACGCCAACGTCGGCCGCGTGGTCAAGCGGCTGGAAGAGATGGGCGTCCGCGACAACACCCTCGTCGTTTTCAGCGCGGACCAGGGCTGGAACGCCGGCCACCACGGCGTTTGGGGCAAGGGCAACGGAACCTGGCCGTTCAACATGTACGAAGAATCCATCCGCGTCCCGCTCATCTGGAACCATCCCGGCCGGATCGCCGGCGGGCAGACGCTCGACCCGATGGTCTCCTCCTACGACTATTTCCCGACGATACTCGATTACCTGAACGTCGACGCGCCCAAGGACCCCAAACGCGCCGGGCGCAGCTACGCCGGTTTCCTCGGCGGCCGGAAACCCCGCTGGTCCAACCGTCTCTACTTCGAATACTCCTACGTCCGCGGCCTGCGCACCGATAACCTCAAGCTCATCCAACGGACCGAGGAGTGGCCGAGCGAGTTCTACGACCTTGAAGCCGACCCCGGCGAAACGCGCAACCTTTACGACGACGCCGCCAACGGCAAACAGCGCGACGCTCTGCGGAGCGAACTCGACCGCTTCTTCAATCGCGCCGGAGCCCCGGACCAGGAGGATTGGCGCTCCACAACCCGTCAGGAATTGACCGTCTACAGCCGATAG